The Salvelinus alpinus chromosome 25, SLU_Salpinus.1, whole genome shotgun sequence genomic sequence TGTGGGATCATCCATAAGAGGGCGCTGGGCACCGGCGAGGCCCTCAAAGGCTGCACAGGGGCCCCTGACGCTATTGTCttggaggacgagagagagagtgtcctgTGAGAGGGGCCTGGGCCTTTTTGGAGGAGGTACCATAGATGTTTGATGATATGATGTGCTACAAAAAATAAATGCCTTTCACCAATCCTGTGTTACATTGATATGGATGGCAATCAAAACAGGCCTATTAATCTGTGACTTCGTTTAAAAAATATTTGAGAGAAGAAGTTGATATGCggatcagtaaacatcaatttACATGAAAATAATCACCTTTTTTTCCAACCATAGAAATATTAAATCATTTGGGTTGAAGAAATTCAATGTCCTGAATAGATTTTGTGAAATCATTTGAAAGTTAATGACGATGACATCAGACTAAAATGGAATATACGTCAAATTGAAATGGCCCTCTAATTCAATTAAGTGTTCAATCATGTCATCTAATTCAATCATGTTCACTTTAGCTGTTACTAAATAATGGTAGTGAATTGTTAAATAATGGTAGTGAATTGTTGGATAATGGTAGTGAATTATGGAGTTGTGTGCATGAatgttgtgttggtggtggtgacattacagtacagtggtgtgtgttggtgcaATGTGTTCTGTACTTTGTGATTGGTTACGGAAATCTGAGTTAACTTTTTTTGTTTTCAAGCACATAAAGCCTTCCTAATTTTTAGTTATCAAGTACCTATTAAAACATGTCATTTTCAGAGTTAATTTATGTAGCGTGGCTGTGGATTGGCGTTCCGACACCTTTTTTCCATGTGACTGAAAGGTCTATTTGCCCAAGAATATACTGATATTTTGTGCTataattttaaaaaaaaaatgaaatcttTAGTGTGAACAGTGATGTGGTAAACCTGAGTTTCCCATGCGCTACGGATGTCCATCCGAGGTTCTGAACCTTTTTCAGAGTGCAATGTGAAGCCATGTATTTGTGAAATAAAACATGTTGTCTGAAGCTTTTTGCCTGAAACATATTTTACTTCCTGCATAAAGTATAACAGTTCAAAAGTTGCTTTGAACTAAACTTTTCCAATGAGCTCAAAAGTTGACTCCTTTGTTCAAAATGTGCCATTATTTAATGAATATCCCATGCTCCCATAcacactgaacaaatatataaatgcaacatgtaaagtgttggtccgatGTTTCATGAGctcaaataaaagatcccagaaatgtaccatttttacaaaaagcttatttctcaaatgttgtgcacaaatttgacatccctgatagtgagcatttctcctttgcgaagataatccatccacctgacaactgtggcatttcaagaagatgattaaaaaacatgatcattacacaggtgcaccttgtgttggggacaataaaaggccactaaaatgtgtagttttgtcacacaacacaatgccacagatgtacgtccaaccagcctcacaagcGCAGGccacatgtatggcgttgtgtgggcgagtggtttgctgatgtcaatgttgtgaacagaatgcccaatggtggcggtggggttatggtatgggccaacataagctacggacaacgaacacatttgcattttatcgatggcaatttcaatgcacagagataccgtgatgagatacTGAGGTTCGTTGTCataccattcatccgccgccatcacttcatgtttcagcaggataatgcaCGACCCCATGATGCAAGAAtcagtacacaattcctggaagctgaaaatggacTGCAAACAGACATGCCACCCATTGACCATGtttaggatgctctggattgacgtgcaCGACAGCGTGTTAAGAGTTcctgacaatatccagcaactttgaaGAGCCAACGTTCCACAGATCACAATCATCAGACTGATCAATGTGAAGgcgatgtgtcgcgctgcatgaggaaaagggtcacaccagatagtgactggttttctgatccacggccctatttttttaaggcatctgtgaccaGATGCATTtctgcattcccagtcatgtgaaatccatagattagggcctagtgaatttatttcaattgacctaTTTCTTTATATAAACTTTATTTGAAATTGTTCCATGTCGagtctatatttttgttcagtatctaATGGGTTAAGACGCAATTGCATTAGCTGGTGTCAGCGCGGTACTTTTTTCACCAGTAGGTGGCAGACTGCCCATAAAAACCCTCATTAGCCTTGGTCACTAAACGTGGGCATGAACTTTCACTTGTGGGGAAAAGATGATTTGAAGGCCAAGTTAGTTATGTCACAATATACATATGCACTGTAATTATATTTTAACCTATTATATGCCCTTTGTATGTTGGGCACACGTATAGGCTCAATTACGAGTGTACTGTTAATTAAGGAACTTGAATTTGCCAATGAGACTTGTGGGAAAATTGAGCCTGAGCTTTTTCTACCTGTACAAATGGAACAATGTTTCAAATGCAATAGTTTAGGCTTGCATGGTAAACGGTTAATCCAATCCATTTGGAGGGAAATTGTGGTTTTAGGTGCGCATGGTCCAGTGTCCAGGTAGTTCAGTGTACAGTTGTAACTTCACTGTCAGACAAACTAATGTGTCGTTGCCTAATATTTTCACATCGTAAAatcttaaataaataaataaaattacgGAGATCTATGAAATGGCTGCGTTTCTTTTCTACAAAATAGTCTATTCAACACTGGCAGGCCATTTAAAATGACattgttttgtcaagtgtttaGAGGTTAGCAGTTTCCCGAGGAGCAGATTAATGCAGAATTATTCTCAGGTGAGATAATCGCGTTAATGGCCCAATGTCCTATACACCCTGGGAATATGCCCCTGCAGTGCGTGTTTTGAGGTAGAATTAGGTCTCAATTCCTGAACACTGTCAAGATGAGAAAGGTCAACTAGAGTCCTGCTGTGTGTGAACTGTAAAAGACTCATGTAGTCAATAAGAATTGTATAGTTTGTCCATTGCGGCCCAAAGAAATGACTCAAGAATTTCTCATCATTCGAATCATTCAGTTGACAACTGTTATAAAAGATTGGCATTACCACTGAATGGGCCGGTTAACGCGCTGGAATTGAAACTCGTGACAACCTGGCATTGCAGAACCATTTTCAGTTAGACATAAAAGTGTCAGTCTTTACCTTTTGCAAACTCAAGCATATCTCGCGGTCTGTCATCTAGGCTACAAGTTTCCATACAGCAGGAAAACATGTTCAAATAATGCATTTGGTTTATTTTTTGTATAAAAAAGGTACAATTTACATTATTACTTTTATAAAAAGTTTCAGCATAATTAAGTACAGCATTACACTTTTGCAGAAATGTGCAATTCCTTTAACTATACAAGATAAACCTCCGAGCGAGTTCACAAGGTTTCACTTGTTCATTTCATTTTTTACAATGTCCAGTCCTTCATGTGCCAAGAAGAGTAACAATTCTGACAAGACagactacattttatacagtaaCTAACCAATGCGTCTTCTATTCACGAGCCAACTccgcaacaaaaaaaaaagacttCAAGGGGGATAAAGGGAAATCCTTGTGACAATAATCTCTCATTTGTTTTTCTCCCAGTTTCGGGAATATAGCGCGCCTTCCATTTCAAGAAAGGACAAAAAAAAGTCTTAAATTAAATAATATGAGTGTCCGAACTGAAAACACATCACAGATTGTCCTTTAAGCAAAGTCTTTTGATTCAATTAAAGAAATTCCAGAACCTGAGGACAAAAATAGAGGGAAAAAAGTCCGGTTCCGAggtcctgtgtgtgttgtgtcttaaCCAAACAAACGCCTGCAAAAGATTCAGAAAGAGAGGCATGTTTAGAAAATGCAAACAGGGCAGAGATCCGGACAGACTGGCGCCAGGGAGGAAGCCGCAGTATTAAGATTTAACCAAACACTCAAATACTGAGCAAACCCTGGGCTCCAgatgtagcctacacacacacacagtacagacagacactagagcaGCATAAGGCACTTTCGCACACAACTTCAGCCTACAATCTGGGAGAGAATCAGATCGTAATTGCAGTTCAACTGGCGCCTAGCCTCCGATTGCACCAATTATGTGCAGACATCTAGTAGTAATCTGAACCATTTATTTTATATTACAGATGCTCTGCATTGTAGATAGACAGCGTCGCTGCAGCTGTGCTATTACGACGTTATAACAAATAATTGCCTATactgttttaaaaaatgtatgcaatGCCATTTCGTTTATATATTGAACCATTAACAATGAGCGTGATTATACTGTCAGAAATACACACTGGCGTTCATTTTCTTTCTATTCTGCCACAACAGGCTGTAGTAGGCTAATAGACAAGCAAATCCCAGACATCATATTGCAGACAGGTGATAGAAGCGTACTTACTGCTTTAACGATGAAGAGTCCTGCTGTCATCCGTTATCAGGTCTGATGGGAACTCCGGAGACTGAAAAACAAACCTTCATTAGCACTGCCGCAGTCAAATAGGCCTACGTGGAATTATTAATGAGCGTACACATTAAAAGTCCTACCCTCTCAATCTTGATAATGGAAAACATGCCTTTTGTAACCAAATGGTGTAATTTCACAATAGACCATAATTACGCATAGAAAACGCACTCAAATACGTTCATACCATTAGCAAAATCGACCCAACCAAATGTAGCCTACGTCTTTGTTAATATTCTTTGGATATTTCAGACAATAGTAGGTCGGCCCATCCTTACCTGTAATGACAAGATGCTGATATCTGTATTGAGAGTTGTTAGGGGAGTCCTGGGTGTAGCTTGCCCTGGTCGCGGGTGATGGAGGCTCGTTATTGCGACATTGGAGTCAAGTGCGATCTGCAGGTCCAGAATATAGTCGATGACATGCTGCAGGATTTCCATCTTGCTTACGTTCTTGTTCTGAGGGATGCTAGGCACCAGCTCCTTCAGCTTGGAGTAGCAGTCGTTCATGTTGTAAAGCAGGCTTAAAGGATCATCCACGGGAGTCTTGCTCCGAGAGATTCCCAGACTGTGTTCAGACAGATTCGCGCTGTTTTTCCGGAAAGACCTTACTGGGCTTATCGCTTTCATATTGACACTTCGTGTGAGACGTTCAGTTCGTTCGTTGAGATATTTGTTTTAGTATTCTTTCTATTCCTTCACAGACGGTCGGTG encodes the following:
- the LOC139553824 gene encoding DNA-binding protein inhibitor ID-2-like, which produces MKAISPVRSFRKNSANLSEHSLGISRSKTPVDDPLSLLYNMNDCYSKLKELVPSIPQNKNVSKMEILQHVIDYILDLQIALDSNVAITSLHHPRPGQATPRTPLTTLNTDISILSLQSPEFPSDLITDDSRTLHR